Proteins found in one Methylobacter sp. S3L5C genomic segment:
- a CDS encoding TrkA family potassium uptake protein, with the protein MKRIAIFGYSIMSLEVMSRLNEDEYSLVFIGKDEFEADLVAEKGFEVKIIDFRNDDELKSIGIGADVDIIFCFYPRDSDNVFLTISARAIDKSLTIVAIVDDPESAEKLLAAGANKIIDPYEICGRKTHDMLAKPDITNILDATVFGRHDLHIAQIEIGKGSCLENTRTSELRLNEKYNLILVGVVDSDSGEALHFAIGEKEYTLNTGDVLIVLGPSREIRAFKEEVEAV; encoded by the coding sequence ATGAAGAGAATTGCCATATTTGGCTATAGTATTATGTCTTTAGAGGTAATGAGCCGGTTAAATGAGGATGAATACAGCCTTGTTTTTATCGGGAAAGATGAGTTCGAAGCAGATTTGGTCGCAGAAAAAGGTTTTGAAGTTAAAATCATTGATTTTCGTAATGATGACGAACTAAAATCAATTGGTATAGGCGCTGATGTTGATATCATTTTTTGTTTTTATCCGAGAGATTCTGATAATGTGTTTTTAACAATCTCAGCGCGAGCTATAGATAAATCGCTGACTATTGTTGCTATTGTTGATGACCCCGAGTCCGCAGAAAAACTGTTGGCGGCCGGGGCTAACAAGATTATCGATCCTTATGAAATTTGTGGCAGAAAAACACATGACATGTTGGCCAAACCGGATATTACCAATATCCTCGATGCCACGGTGTTTGGGCGACATGATTTACATATTGCGCAAATAGAAATTGGTAAAGGATCTTGTCTGGAAAATACCAGAACCAGTGAATTAAGGTTAAATGAAAAATATAATTTAATTCTCGTCGGCGTAGTCGATAGCGACTCAGGTGAAGCACTACATTTTGCCATTGGTGAAAAAGAGTATACCCTCAATACAGGTGATGTTTTGATTGTGCTGGGGCCATCAAGAGAAATCAGAGCTTTTAAAGAAGAAGTTGAGGCCGTTTAG
- a CDS encoding type II toxin-antitoxin system VapB family antitoxin, with the protein MSINIMINDDLLANVLKLTGINLKREAVEQSL; encoded by the coding sequence ATGTCTATTAATATTATGATCAATGATGATCTTTTGGCGAATGTTTTAAAATTGACAGGGATTAACTTAAAACGTGAAGCAGTAGAGCAGAGTCTTTAA
- a CDS encoding PAS domain-containing sensor histidine kinase has protein sequence MSDNSLKKNFEVRYDMLLNAIPSSVLMVDRKLQVLSVNDNFLLKSQRSKENTVGRPLAEVFPMVILQSTGIEESIRNVFRSGLAIKGQKMTYRAPGVPLRIYYYSILPIPNDQVMLIMEDVTEQVRLSEEVRRVERHLASVVESASDIVLSTDTEGRILTWNSAAEKLSGLSVQEVHGRFFYDLCDANQKQVVRLIFQRMKTSNEPHTTEFHLLTPSKGGSILISWVFSPMLDDYGKAVGTVVVGRDLAERRKLELQLRQSQKLTALGVMAGGIAHEIRNPLAVCSSSAQFLLENNITVEFHKECARKIQANIQKASAIIENLLRFARSSLDTEMGEVDLVTVLNETIELVANQAKVQKIQIQLTLQRTVILVSGVSGLLQQVFMNIFLNAINAMPNGGVLSITVNMVEDRVIVRILDTGVGIPAGDLDKIFDPFHTSSPVGQGTGLGLSICYSIIRQHLGSIQAESRYGQGATIIVTLPLL, from the coding sequence ATGTCAGATAATTCCCTTAAAAAGAACTTTGAAGTTCGCTACGATATGCTCTTGAACGCTATTCCGTCTTCCGTGTTGATGGTGGATAGAAAGCTACAGGTGCTGTCAGTAAATGATAATTTTTTATTAAAAAGTCAACGCAGCAAAGAGAATACCGTTGGTCGCCCTTTAGCGGAAGTATTTCCCATGGTTATTTTGCAAAGTACCGGAATTGAAGAAAGCATACGCAACGTGTTTCGTAGTGGCTTGGCAATCAAGGGACAGAAAATGACTTATCGTGCTCCGGGAGTGCCGCTACGAATTTATTATTACTCTATTCTACCCATTCCCAATGATCAGGTGATGCTGATTATGGAAGATGTGACTGAGCAGGTTCGGCTCTCTGAAGAAGTACGTCGAGTTGAGCGGCATCTGGCATCAGTAGTCGAAAGCGCAAGTGATATTGTGCTTTCGACTGATACGGAAGGGCGAATATTGACGTGGAATTCAGCGGCGGAAAAACTATCGGGTTTAAGTGTACAGGAAGTTCATGGTCGCTTTTTTTATGATCTCTGCGACGCTAATCAAAAACAGGTGGTACGGTTGATTTTTCAGCGGATGAAAACCAGTAATGAACCGCATACCACAGAGTTTCATTTATTAACGCCTAGTAAAGGCGGTAGTATTTTGATTTCCTGGGTATTTTCACCGATGCTGGATGATTATGGCAAAGCTGTAGGCACAGTAGTCGTGGGTCGTGATTTGGCGGAACGACGTAAGTTGGAATTACAACTGCGACAATCACAGAAATTAACGGCACTAGGTGTAATGGCCGGTGGGATTGCCCATGAAATTCGTAATCCGTTGGCGGTGTGTTCGTCATCGGCACAATTTTTACTTGAAAATAATATCACCGTTGAATTTCACAAAGAATGCGCACGAAAAATACAGGCCAATATACAAAAAGCCTCCGCGATTATTGAGAATCTGCTCCGTTTTGCGCGTTCGTCTCTGGATACTGAAATGGGCGAAGTCGATCTGGTTACCGTACTGAACGAAACCATCGAGCTTGTCGCTAATCAAGCCAAAGTGCAGAAAATTCAAATTCAGTTAACCTTACAAAGAACAGTTATATTGGTGTCGGGTGTATCGGGTTTATTACAGCAAGTATTCATGAATATTTTTCTTAATGCCATTAATGCGATGCCAAACGGTGGTGTATTAAGTATTACAGTTAATATGGTCGAAGATCGTGTTATTGTGCGTATTTTGGATACGGGTGTCGGTATTCCTGCCGGTGATTTGGATAAAATCTTTGACCCGTTTCATACTTCATCACCGGTAGGGCAAGGAACCGGTTTGGGTTTGTCTATTTGTTATAGTATTATTCGCCAACATCTTGGCTCTATTCAGGCGGAAAGCCGCTATGGCCAAGGCGCTACCATTATTGTTACCCTGCCGCTGCTTTGA
- a CDS encoding disulfide bond formation protein B: protein MCRVLKFNSRIWFLLGFTGCMGLLGMGAYFQLVDGLEPCPLCISQRLAILLTGLVFLIAGLHNPGQTGVTRYAVLGTITSLLGASISTRHVWLQHLPPDEVPECGPGLDYMFQYFPLFDTLKLMLSGTGDCAKIDWTLLGFSMPVWTLLAFLMLATLSLLQIWNCEKK, encoded by the coding sequence ATGTGTAGAGTGCTAAAATTTAATTCGAGAATCTGGTTTTTATTGGGCTTCACAGGTTGCATGGGTTTGTTGGGTATGGGGGCTTATTTTCAATTGGTTGATGGTTTGGAGCCTTGTCCCTTATGTATTTCCCAGCGTCTGGCTATTTTATTGACTGGACTGGTTTTTTTAATTGCGGGGCTACATAATCCCGGACAGACAGGGGTAACACGTTATGCTGTTTTGGGTACCATCACCTCACTATTAGGCGCATCCATATCAACCCGACATGTTTGGTTACAACATTTACCGCCCGATGAAGTGCCGGAGTGCGGCCCTGGATTAGATTATATGTTTCAATATTTCCCCTTATTCGATACTCTCAAATTAATGTTAAGTGGTACCGGCGATTGTGCCAAGATAGACTGGACGTTACTGGGTTTTAGTATGCCCGTCTGGACTTTGCTGGCGTTTTTAATGTTGGCAACATTAAGTTTATTGCAAATCTGGAATTGTGAAAAAAAATAA
- a CDS encoding primosomal protein N', whose product MAKLHSGALLIFRVAIPIPVYRLFDYLAPDNVDLDNIKPGLRVEVPFGLGKKIAYLFEVVGHSEIETGKLKQVLRILDHKSLLSSKDLRLLTWASHYYHHPMGEVISTAFPAALRQGKSVVLKTEKHYALTDLGKITPGTDLLRTPKQKSVLEKFQSSPVCLSEAELSLWNNNWRSAVKQLIFRQLLQVELSDAKVSRPEVLIKNTALLCNPPQQVAIDAVCKSLGQFGVFLLEGVTGSGKTEVYLQIIHKVLERGQQILVLVPEITLTPQLEDRFRQRFAVNIALSHSKLTDLQRQTAWLQMQSGECSILLGTRSALFTPLKTPGLIILDEEHDGSFKQQEGFRFSARDIAIVRGKMLHLPVLLGSATPSLESLHNVDKQRYQLLHLPERAGNAIEPVLQLMDIRNKRIREGLSEGLIEEMRRTLAKNEQVLLFLNRRGFAPTLICHGCGWVARCQRCDANLVIHFDEECLRCHHCGKEQRLIKHCPACKVGELTPLGLGTERVEKVLAELFKDKVTVRLDRDSTQRKGSLENYLQQINQGKVDIILGTQMLAKGHHFPNVTLVAIIDVDSGLFSIDFHASEKLAQMIVQVSGRAGRAEKPGKVIMQTRQPEHPLLTTLIRQGYRSFAKTALAERKEALLPPFSYQALLRVQAGNEETPLLFFEAVSVLVQKCNPGHTQVLGPVPAPMARRAGLYRYQLLLQNSRRKELHVLLALLIPEIAKLKQAKKVRWSLDVDPVDLY is encoded by the coding sequence ATGGCTAAGTTGCATTCCGGCGCCTTACTGATTTTTAGAGTGGCTATTCCCATCCCTGTTTATCGTTTATTTGATTATCTGGCTCCTGATAATGTTGATCTCGATAACATTAAGCCCGGACTGCGCGTGGAAGTCCCTTTTGGCTTAGGTAAAAAGATTGCCTATCTGTTTGAAGTTGTTGGTCACAGCGAGATTGAAACCGGTAAATTAAAACAGGTTTTACGAATTTTGGATCATAAGTCGTTATTATCGAGCAAAGATTTGCGGTTGTTGACGTGGGCTAGTCATTATTATCATCATCCCATGGGCGAAGTGATCAGTACGGCTTTTCCGGCGGCACTCCGGCAGGGAAAGTCAGTAGTCTTAAAAACAGAAAAACATTATGCACTGACGGATTTAGGCAAAATAACACCCGGTACCGACTTGCTTCGGACACCCAAACAGAAAAGTGTGTTGGAAAAGTTTCAATCCTCTCCCGTTTGTTTATCAGAAGCCGAGCTCTCGCTATGGAATAATAACTGGCGATCTGCGGTGAAACAGTTAATTTTCAGGCAATTGCTTCAGGTTGAATTGAGCGATGCCAAGGTGAGTAGACCGGAGGTGTTAATAAAAAATACTGCCTTGCTTTGCAATCCTCCGCAGCAAGTGGCGATAGACGCGGTTTGTAAAAGTCTCGGGCAATTTGGAGTTTTTTTATTGGAGGGCGTTACCGGTAGCGGTAAAACAGAAGTTTATTTACAGATTATTCACAAGGTGCTGGAGCGAGGACAACAGATTTTGGTACTGGTACCGGAAATCACCCTGACTCCGCAGCTTGAGGATCGGTTTAGGCAGCGCTTTGCCGTCAATATTGCCTTATCGCATTCCAAACTCACCGATCTTCAACGACAAACAGCCTGGTTGCAGATGCAGAGCGGTGAATGTTCGATCTTGCTGGGTACTCGTTCTGCATTGTTTACGCCATTAAAAACCCCGGGATTGATTATTCTTGACGAAGAGCATGATGGCTCATTCAAACAACAGGAAGGTTTTCGTTTTTCTGCCAGGGATATTGCCATTGTGCGTGGCAAGATGTTACATCTTCCGGTTTTGTTGGGTTCTGCGACACCGTCCCTGGAAAGCTTGCATAACGTTGATAAACAGCGTTATCAATTATTACATTTACCGGAGCGTGCCGGAAATGCAATAGAGCCGGTTCTGCAATTAATGGATATCAGAAATAAAAGAATCCGGGAAGGCTTGTCTGAAGGGCTGATTGAGGAAATGCGCAGAACCTTGGCAAAAAATGAACAGGTCTTGCTGTTTCTAAATCGACGCGGTTTTGCACCCACGCTTATTTGTCATGGCTGCGGTTGGGTTGCACGTTGTCAACGCTGTGATGCCAATTTGGTCATTCATTTCGATGAAGAGTGTCTGCGTTGCCATCATTGCGGTAAGGAACAACGCTTGATTAAGCATTGTCCTGCCTGCAAGGTCGGTGAGTTGACACCGTTGGGACTGGGTACCGAACGGGTCGAGAAAGTATTGGCGGAGCTTTTTAAAGATAAGGTAACGGTTAGGTTGGATCGTGATTCCACGCAGCGTAAAGGTTCGCTAGAAAACTATTTACAGCAAATAAATCAAGGTAAAGTCGATATTATTTTAGGGACGCAAATGTTGGCTAAGGGTCATCATTTTCCTAATGTAACCCTGGTGGCGATTATTGATGTGGATAGCGGCTTATTCAGTATTGATTTTCATGCTTCCGAAAAACTGGCGCAAATGATTGTTCAGGTTTCAGGCCGTGCCGGACGCGCTGAAAAACCGGGTAAGGTCATTATGCAGACCCGTCAGCCTGAACATCCTTTATTAACAACGTTAATTCGACAAGGTTATCGCAGTTTTGCCAAAACAGCGCTGGCAGAGCGTAAAGAAGCATTGTTGCCGCCCTTTAGTTATCAGGCCTTATTGCGCGTACAAGCAGGCAATGAGGAGACGCCGCTGTTGTTTTTTGAAGCCGTCAGCGTATTGGTACAGAAATGTAATCCGGGTCATACCCAGGTTTTGGGTCCCGTACCTGCTCCCATGGCCAGACGTGCCGGGCTTTACCGTTATCAATTATTGCTGCAAAACAGTCGCCGCAAGGAGTTGCATGTTTTACTGGCGCTATTAATACCGGAAATTGCCAAGCTCAAACAGGCAAAAAAAGTACGCTGGTCGCTGGATGTTGATCCGGTGGATTTGTACTGA
- a CDS encoding NAD-binding protein, with amino-acid sequence MLTRLIVCFAYSLKTSSHYKNTKRFFYNLLDNPDSRIKSNFDIVMICLVLFSVILLIYEVDTQLTRFEKLFEQVIIFLFIIEYLLRVWLYNDSHEIVLEHYEKAKYLNSPFRLSEVARLILAKKIQYVFTPLAVIDLLAILPSYRPVSMLRVLLIFRLFKLLRYFTSLKLFAEVLNSKRFELYNLAILLGFLIFIGSSGIYFFEHPTNAGQVSNLFDAAYWSIVTVSSVGYGDIAPQTTGGRLVAMALILTGLGVLSFFISIIVSAFSDKMQDLRENRTYAELKGYPSFVIICGFGRVGRHIAMQLEKHQQHFVIIDSKEVNASKARRLGYLVIHADASKNEVLINAGIKNKASAVLCTTGDDVINVYITLTSRHLNPDIRIISRANNQENVKKLYQAGADNVIQPFEIAAMVVAEYIGQPVAFEAILGIIREEKQFIMEALCVYSGSVIDGMKISEVDFESRKLMLIGVISANPAHRKHKNSYKLKNEHFYFNPEPYFVLRGGDLLVVLGREIGIDYFRDQIEKSQVKNGHRR; translated from the coding sequence ATGTTAACTCGATTGATTGTTTGTTTTGCCTACTCTTTAAAAACATCTTCGCATTATAAAAATACCAAGCGTTTTTTTTATAATCTACTGGACAATCCGGATAGTAGAATTAAATCAAATTTTGATATTGTGATGATTTGCCTGGTTCTATTTAGTGTTATTTTACTAATTTACGAAGTAGATACCCAGTTGACCCGGTTTGAAAAACTATTTGAACAGGTCATCATCTTTTTGTTTATCATTGAATACTTACTGCGAGTCTGGCTTTATAACGATTCCCATGAAATTGTTTTGGAGCATTACGAAAAGGCCAAGTATTTAAATAGTCCTTTTCGACTGAGTGAGGTTGCCCGGCTAATTTTGGCCAAGAAAATACAGTATGTTTTTACGCCGTTGGCGGTGATCGATTTACTAGCTATTTTGCCGAGTTACCGACCAGTAAGCATGCTGCGCGTATTACTTATTTTTCGATTATTTAAGTTATTACGGTATTTTACCAGCCTGAAATTATTTGCCGAAGTCTTAAACAGCAAGCGCTTTGAGCTTTATAATTTGGCGATTTTGTTGGGTTTTCTGATATTTATCGGTAGTTCCGGGATTTATTTTTTTGAACATCCAACTAATGCCGGACAGGTCAGTAATTTATTTGATGCGGCTTATTGGTCGATAGTGACCGTTTCATCGGTCGGCTATGGAGATATTGCACCGCAAACTACAGGCGGCCGGTTAGTTGCCATGGCATTGATTTTGACCGGATTGGGTGTTTTATCTTTTTTTATCTCCATTATCGTTTCGGCATTTAGTGACAAAATGCAGGACTTACGGGAAAACAGAACCTATGCTGAACTAAAAGGCTATCCGAGTTTTGTTATTATTTGCGGATTCGGCAGGGTCGGACGGCATATCGCCATGCAGCTTGAAAAACACCAACAACATTTCGTTATCATTGATAGCAAAGAAGTTAATGCCTCTAAGGCAAGGCGGCTTGGCTACTTGGTTATTCATGCAGATGCCAGCAAAAATGAAGTTTTAATCAATGCCGGTATTAAAAATAAAGCGAGCGCTGTTTTATGCACGACCGGTGATGATGTGATTAATGTCTATATTACCCTGACCAGTCGGCATCTAAATCCGGATATTCGCATTATTTCCAGGGCAAATAATCAGGAAAATGTTAAAAAACTTTATCAGGCGGGGGCTGATAATGTTATTCAGCCTTTTGAAATAGCGGCAATGGTTGTAGCCGAGTACATTGGTCAACCGGTTGCTTTTGAGGCTATTTTAGGTATTATTCGCGAAGAAAAACAGTTCATCATGGAAGCGTTGTGCGTCTATTCAGGTTCTGTAATTGATGGCATGAAAATTTCTGAGGTTGACTTTGAGAGCAGAAAATTAATGCTGATCGGTGTAATCAGTGCTAATCCGGCACATCGTAAGCATAAAAATAGCTATAAATTAAAAAATGAGCATTTTTATTTTAACCCTGAACCTTACTTTGTCTTGCGGGGCGGTGATTTATTGGTGGTTTTAGGCAGAGAGATTGGTATTGATTATTTTCGGGATCAAATTGAAAAAAGCCAGGTAAAAAACGGGCACAGACGATGA
- a CDS encoding response regulator yields MAKALPLLLPCRCFEIMITPILIVDDEPDMCWVISQIIESQGLNVVTAYSGEDACFKLANGDFSVVFLDAKLPDMDGLEVARRASTMIQNRPRVVLVSGYHYQDDPVVRHAIDDGIICSFLAKPFTNEELLKTLHSLLLTDR; encoded by the coding sequence ATGGCCAAGGCGCTACCATTATTGTTACCCTGCCGCTGCTTTGAAATTATGATCACACCTATTCTCATCGTTGATGATGAGCCTGACATGTGCTGGGTTATCTCCCAAATCATTGAATCACAAGGCTTGAATGTTGTCACCGCTTATAGCGGTGAAGATGCCTGTTTTAAGTTAGCCAATGGCGATTTTTCGGTGGTATTTTTGGATGCCAAACTACCTGATATGGATGGTTTGGAAGTCGCCAGACGCGCAAGTACCATGATACAAAACAGACCTCGGGTAGTGTTGGTTTCGGGTTATCATTATCAAGATGATCCCGTAGTTCGTCATGCCATTGATGATGGTATTATTTGTAGTTTTTTAGCCAAACCATTTACTAATGAAGAGTTATTGAAAACGCTACATTCGTTATTATTGACTGACAGGTAA
- a CDS encoding class I SAM-dependent methyltransferase, which translates to MKKILWVLLLAINCSSVQAVGDSNSLKSAISGKQRSTEHKARDSYRHPLQTLKFFDVKENMTVVEIWPGEGWYTEILAPYLKDKGKLYAAHFSADAELAYHKKGLEKFVDKMHKQPKVYDKVELTALEPPESLQVAPDGSADRVLTFRNVHNWMKNDQASAVFKAMYKALKPGGILGVVEHRNNLLKPQDTKAESGYLSEDYVIALARNAGFEFLGKSEINANSKDTKNYPEGVWTLPPSLALKDKDRDKYLAIGESDRMTIKFIKPE; encoded by the coding sequence ATGAAAAAAATTTTATGGGTATTGTTGCTGGCAATAAATTGTTCATCTGTACAGGCCGTCGGGGATTCAAATTCTTTAAAGAGTGCAATCTCGGGAAAACAGAGATCTACGGAACATAAAGCTCGTGATAGCTATCGGCACCCTTTGCAAACGTTGAAATTTTTTGATGTTAAAGAAAATATGACCGTGGTTGAAATCTGGCCGGGTGAAGGTTGGTATACCGAAATTCTGGCACCTTATTTAAAAGATAAGGGTAAACTTTATGCGGCGCATTTTTCAGCCGATGCAGAACTGGCCTATCACAAAAAAGGCCTGGAAAAATTTGTTGATAAAATGCACAAACAGCCTAAGGTTTACGATAAAGTTGAGCTAACTGCACTAGAGCCACCGGAATCATTGCAAGTTGCGCCGGATGGCTCCGCAGATAGAGTTTTGACGTTTCGTAATGTCCATAACTGGATGAAAAATGATCAAGCCTCGGCGGTATTTAAAGCCATGTACAAAGCATTAAAACCGGGAGGCATTTTGGGTGTTGTGGAGCATAGAAATAACCTGTTAAAGCCACAAGATACCAAAGCAGAGTCCGGTTATCTTAGTGAAGATTATGTTATCGCATTGGCTAGAAATGCCGGTTTTGAATTTTTGGGGAAATCTGAAATTAATGCCAATAGTAAGGATACCAAAAATTATCCCGAAGGCGTTTGGACGTTGCCGCCTTCTTTAGCGCTAAAAGATAAGGATCGTGATAAATACCTTGCCATCGGTGAAAGTGACCGGATGACCATTAAATTTATCAAGCCTGAATAA